One part of the Mytilus trossulus isolate FHL-02 chromosome 11, PNRI_Mtr1.1.1.hap1, whole genome shotgun sequence genome encodes these proteins:
- the LOC134689644 gene encoding neuronal acetylcholine receptor subunit alpha-6-like, with translation MWLSSFAFWIFLCGTVKSATDTDVRNLLTELFTTRSYDKLVRPIINQSEPVDALVEYFLYGLNDVNEVEQRMTTTGFIEVQWKDEFLSWDPNSYDGLWYIYVPQGKVWKPDISLGNGFKDLKELGSDFIQVYITSDGFVLWKPFQIFQSKCNLDPTYFPFDKQTCNLEFVVWSLDIDDVMLHVGSDGINMNEAMESNGQWDVVSSSSSDETESFETKVIFSIKMKRKPLFIVMNIIIPIILLSILNIFTFQIPADCGERMGYTITVWLSFAVFLTIVSASLPKSSDTTPIISIYIMVQLGIGTATVLVSAVQSRFVSRSDDKPVTLWLQRLTLIGRSRVKPNAVEKMNIVEEKVNWKSGIAALDVLFFWLFFILLAITTFVILMISAFSNN, from the coding sequence ATGTGGTTATCATCATTTGCATTTTGGATTTTTCTCTGCGGGACTGTAAAGTCTGCAACAGACACTGATGTTAGAAATTTACTGACGGAACTATTCACAACGAGGTCGTACGACAAACTCGTGCGACCAATTATTAACCAATCAGAACCAGTTGATGCTCTTGTAGAATATTTTCTGTATGGACTAAATGATGTTAACGAAGTCGAGCAAAGAATGACCACAACTGGGTTCATTGAAGTCCAGTGGAAGGATGAATTCTTATCATGGGATCCAAATTCATATGATGGTTTATGGTATATATACGTACCCCAGGGGAAAGTATGGAAACCTGACATTTCCCTTGGAAACGGTTTCAAAGACCTTAAAGAACTGGGTTCAGATTTTATTCAAGTCTATATTACGTCTGATGGATTCGTACTTTGGAAgccatttcaaatttttcaatcGAAATGTAACCTTGACCCCACTTATTTTCCATTCGATAAACAAACTTGTAATTTAGAATTTGTCGTCTGGAGTTTGGATATTGATGACGTCATGTTGCATGTAGGTTCGGATGGAATTAACATGAATGAAGCCATGGAAAGTAATGGACAATGGGATGTGGTCTCCTCTAGTTCGTCAGATGAAACGGAGTCATTCGAAACGAAGGTCATTTTTTCCATAAAAATGAAACGCAAACCGTTATTTATCGTCATGAACATAATAATACCCATAATTCTTTTGTCCATCCTTAATATATTCACATTCCAGATTCCAGCTGATTGCGGAGAAAGAATGGGGTATACAATCACAGTCTGGCTATCGTTTGCCGTCTTTCTTACAATAGTGAGCGCTTCTTTGCCAAAAAGTTCTGATACCACTcctattatttctatttatatcatgGTGCAACTTGGCATAGGCACAGCAACTGTCCTTGTATCGGCAGTGCAATCTCGATTCGTATCAAGATCGGACGATAAACCTGTGACGTTATGGTTACAACGTCTTACACTCATTGGACGATCAAGAGTCAAACCAAATGCTGTTGAAAAGATGAACATTGTTGAAGAGAAAGTGAATTGGAAAAGTGGTATCGCTGCATTAGATGTACtattcttttggttattttttatcCTTCTTGCTATTACCACTTTCGTTATTTTGATGATATCAGCTTTTAGCAATAATTGA